From Heliomicrobium modesticaldum Ice1, a single genomic window includes:
- a CDS encoding TlpA family protein disulfide reductase — MTKTMTKWSRWCFVPLLALSLTTAGCVSSNTGAGALEQPPRSTNTSNEAAKERLKAPDFKLMSLYGKEESLSAYQGKPVVVNFWASWCAPCRNEMPDLNEFAKEYEGKVVVLGVNLTFNDKEKDVRNLVQKLDIKFPILLDNDPNNSAAEAYRIQPIPATFFIDKNGNIADVLIGAARSKNDFIKRVEPLLE; from the coding sequence ATGACAAAAACGATGACAAAGTGGTCGCGGTGGTGCTTTGTCCCTTTGTTGGCCCTTTCGCTCACAACCGCCGGTTGTGTCTCTTCAAACACCGGCGCCGGTGCTTTGGAGCAGCCTCCGAGATCAACAAATACCTCGAATGAGGCGGCAAAAGAACGGCTCAAGGCGCCCGACTTCAAGCTGATGTCGCTCTACGGCAAGGAGGAGTCCCTCTCGGCCTATCAAGGCAAGCCGGTGGTGGTGAACTTCTGGGCCTCCTGGTGCGCGCCCTGCCGCAACGAGATGCCTGACCTGAACGAATTCGCGAAAGAATATGAGGGCAAAGTGGTCGTGTTGGGCGTCAACCTCACCTTCAACGATAAGGAAAAGGATGTCCGGAATCTGGTTCAAAAACTGGATATCAAATTCCCCATCCTCCTCGACAACGACCCGAACAACTCAGCCGCCGAGGCGTATCGGATCCAACCGATCCCGGCCACTTTCTTTATCGATAAGAACGGAAATATAGCCGATGTGCTCATCGGCGCGGCCCGGAGCAAGAACGATTTTATCAAACGGGTGGAGCCGCTGCTGGAATAG
- a CDS encoding (Fe-S)-binding protein, producing MADLQTLQKAQELINQCMKCGNCQAVCPLYAETMHEGAVARGKIRLAVDVLEGKLQPSHAVLDKFALCLTCKACEANCPCGVHCVDIILAARAQLAEKVGLPLIKQSIFRGLKLRRLFNFGLKLGANFQGVALKKRGEGLKGRTLRLPVMGMDMRRVIPDLATTHSRDMYDEFNPAHSGKGKVRAAFFTGCVNNLIYNDTCKAIVEVLRANDVDVIIPKAQHCCGAPVFINGDRNIGRDMARHNLDVFTAADEKYSFDYIFTACGTCVCSFAEHYPHLLQDEPKYKAMAEKLAKKTIDVNPLVIKMGGLQKPLGRVDHVVTYHDSCHLARSMKVTAEPREIIKAIPGIRFVEMKDAARCCGGAGSFSLTHYDLSKQITAKKAENIRSTGATLATTGCPGCRMTIEDGLAQSNVKIDTVHPVALLYASYKNSGVIKG from the coding sequence ATGGCCGATCTGCAAACCCTGCAAAAAGCGCAGGAACTGATCAACCAGTGCATGAAGTGCGGCAACTGTCAGGCTGTTTGCCCGCTCTATGCCGAAACGATGCATGAAGGCGCCGTCGCCCGCGGCAAGATCAGGCTGGCCGTCGACGTGCTGGAAGGCAAACTGCAGCCCAGCCACGCCGTATTGGACAAGTTTGCTCTCTGCCTGACCTGCAAAGCCTGTGAAGCCAACTGCCCCTGCGGCGTCCACTGTGTCGACATCATCCTGGCCGCCCGTGCCCAACTGGCCGAGAAGGTCGGCCTGCCCTTGATCAAGCAGTCCATCTTCCGCGGCCTCAAGCTGCGGCGCCTCTTCAATTTCGGTCTGAAGCTGGGCGCCAACTTCCAGGGCGTGGCTCTGAAGAAGCGCGGAGAAGGCCTCAAAGGACGGACCCTGCGCCTGCCTGTCATGGGCATGGACATGCGCCGCGTCATCCCTGATCTGGCGACGACCCATTCCCGGGACATGTATGACGAGTTCAACCCGGCCCACAGCGGCAAAGGGAAGGTGCGCGCCGCCTTCTTCACCGGCTGTGTCAACAACCTGATCTACAACGACACCTGCAAGGCCATCGTGGAGGTCCTCCGCGCCAACGACGTGGACGTGATCATCCCGAAAGCCCAGCACTGCTGCGGCGCTCCTGTCTTCATCAACGGCGACCGCAACATCGGCCGCGACATGGCCCGCCACAACCTGGACGTCTTCACCGCTGCCGATGAGAAGTACAGCTTCGATTATATCTTCACCGCCTGCGGCACCTGTGTCTGCTCCTTCGCCGAACACTACCCGCATCTGCTCCAGGATGAACCGAAGTACAAGGCCATGGCGGAAAAACTGGCGAAAAAGACGATCGATGTGAATCCGCTGGTGATCAAGATGGGCGGCCTGCAGAAGCCCCTCGGCAGGGTGGACCATGTGGTCACCTACCACGACTCGTGCCACCTGGCTCGGAGCATGAAGGTCACCGCCGAGCCGCGGGAGATCATCAAGGCCATCCCCGGCATCCGTTTCGTCGAAATGAAAGACGCGGCCCGCTGCTGTGGCGGCGCCGGTTCCTTCAGTCTGACCCACTACGACCTGTCCAAGCAGATCACCGCCAAGAAGGCGGAGAACATCCGCAGCACCGGCGCTACGCTGGCCACCACCGGTTGCCCCGGCTGCCGGATGACCATTGAAGACGGATTGGCCCAATCCAACGTCAAGATCGACACGGTCCACCCTGTGGCGCTGCTCTATGCGTCCTACAAGAACAGCGGCGTCATCAAGGGGTAG
- a CDS encoding FAD-binding oxidoreductase, which produces MSVQQAIREVEALLGKERLLTAVEDLACYSFDGTADAPSKRPDAVIMPETTEEVQAIMRIASKYKIPVYPRGAGTNLSGGTIPIKGGLVVTFQRMNKILEIDAENLTATVQPGVIIASLNAAVAPYGLIYPPDPGTVSTATMAGSTAECSGGLRGLKYGVTKHYIMGLEVVLANGEKFRAGGKTVKNVTAYDLVKLFTGSEGTLGIITELIVKLIPAPETKKSMLAIFSDLDDAGKTIAGIIAAKVIPATLEIMDKTTIETVEAFAKAGLPTDAEAVLLIEVDGIAEVVEKEAQAVVEVCKRFNGKVQVARDDAEREKLWAARRAALPALARKSPTTVLEDATVPRSRIPEMLRAIRAIAKKYDLLIGTFGHAGDGNLHPTILCDERNAEQMKRVHKAVDEIFRVAVDMGGTLSGEHGIGMAKMKYLEWELGATGVDVLRRIKEALDPDYLLNPGKMVAGRS; this is translated from the coding sequence ATGTCTGTACAACAAGCCATCCGGGAAGTGGAAGCGCTGCTCGGCAAAGAGCGCCTTTTGACCGCCGTGGAAGATCTGGCCTGCTACTCCTTTGACGGCACGGCGGACGCGCCGTCCAAACGTCCCGACGCTGTCATCATGCCTGAAACCACCGAAGAGGTGCAGGCGATCATGCGCATCGCCAGCAAGTACAAGATCCCTGTCTACCCCCGCGGTGCCGGCACCAACCTCTCCGGCGGCACCATCCCCATCAAGGGCGGCCTCGTCGTGACCTTTCAAAGGATGAACAAGATCCTGGAGATCGACGCCGAAAACCTGACCGCCACCGTCCAGCCGGGCGTGATCATCGCCTCGCTGAACGCGGCTGTCGCCCCCTACGGCCTGATCTACCCGCCTGATCCGGGAACCGTCTCCACGGCCACGATGGCCGGTTCCACGGCGGAATGCTCCGGCGGCCTGCGCGGCCTGAAGTACGGCGTCACCAAGCACTACATCATGGGCTTGGAAGTCGTCCTGGCTAACGGCGAGAAGTTCCGCGCCGGCGGCAAGACCGTCAAAAACGTGACTGCCTATGATCTCGTGAAGCTTTTCACCGGATCGGAAGGCACCCTGGGCATCATCACTGAACTGATCGTCAAGCTGATCCCGGCGCCGGAAACGAAAAAATCCATGCTGGCTATCTTCAGCGACCTCGATGACGCCGGCAAGACCATCGCCGGCATCATCGCCGCCAAAGTCATCCCGGCCACCCTGGAGATCATGGACAAGACCACCATCGAGACGGTGGAAGCCTTCGCCAAAGCGGGCCTGCCCACCGACGCCGAAGCCGTTCTGCTCATCGAAGTCGACGGCATCGCCGAGGTCGTAGAAAAAGAAGCGCAAGCCGTCGTCGAGGTCTGCAAGCGCTTCAACGGCAAGGTCCAGGTGGCCCGCGACGATGCTGAACGGGAAAAGCTCTGGGCTGCCCGCCGCGCCGCTCTGCCTGCCCTGGCCCGCAAATCGCCCACGACCGTTTTGGAAGACGCCACCGTGCCCCGTTCCCGCATCCCTGAAATGTTGCGGGCCATCCGCGCTATCGCCAAGAAATATGACCTGCTCATCGGCACCTTCGGTCACGCCGGCGACGGCAACCTGCACCCGACCATCCTCTGCGACGAGCGCAATGCCGAGCAGATGAAGCGGGTCCACAAGGCCGTCGACGAGATCTTCCGCGTCGCCGTCGACATGGGCGGCACCCTCTCCGGCGAGCACGGCATCGGCATGGCCAAGATGAAGTACCTCGAATGGGAACTGGGCGCCACCGGTGTGGACGTGCTGCGCCGCATCAAAGAAGCTCTTGACCCCGACTATCTGCTGAACCCCGGAAAAATGGTTGCGGGGAGGTCTTAA
- the ldhH gene encoding L-lactate dehydrogenase (quinone) large subunit LdhH, with protein sequence MSNEQHNEDFKASIQKALNDQVMRGALSRFADAYPTARKNAYQGVDIEALRNEIACAKAKNGENLDQLIKLFTENATKRGAKVYFAKTAEDANRYIANLAIEKKVKKIVKSKSMASEEIHLNDHLKKAGLIVNETDLGEWIIQLAGQKPSHMVMPAIHLSKEQVAGYFSKELKSDIPPDIPLMVQKARAELRTKFIEADMGISGANFAVAETGTIATVTNEGNARLTTTLPRVHVALVGIEKVIKDFKEAANIIKALPKSATGQLITSYVTMVTGVTPTEVDGQVQDKELHIVLMDNGRSDMLKDPKFKQAWQCIRCASCLNVCPAYQMVGGHVYGHIYAGGIGAILTFFFNDPTDAEKPQNLCLGCGRCTEVCPGKIPIPDLILEMRRRMAEKKGIGLIPKAIFNVVANRKLMHSLLRVASVGQLPLTGGKPFIRHLPFFFSELTKERSLPAVAPKPFRDIAKEREKKNRGKKKRVNFYAGCLIDFCYPHIGTAVYDVLEQAGCEVYFPWEQACCGAPAKYMGDRDSQIRLAKQNVAAMEEGNPDYIVSACPTCTVALLEDVVEVLKDDPAWHDRAKKVAAKVRDFSALAEELGVKAPGKKKSLKGKFTYHDSCHYRRHLHLSDVPRKLLTEVAGMELVEMKDSDQCCGMAGSYLVKFPEISAPILQKKLDNIAATGSELVCVDCPGCVMQISGGLDKRRSSVKIRHTAEVLAEALRKG encoded by the coding sequence ATGTCCAACGAGCAGCACAACGAGGACTTCAAAGCGTCGATTCAAAAGGCCCTGAACGACCAGGTCATGCGAGGCGCTCTCAGCCGCTTCGCCGACGCCTACCCGACAGCCCGCAAAAACGCCTACCAGGGCGTGGACATCGAAGCGTTGCGCAACGAGATCGCCTGCGCCAAGGCGAAGAACGGCGAAAACCTGGACCAACTGATCAAGCTCTTCACCGAGAACGCCACCAAGCGGGGCGCCAAGGTCTACTTCGCCAAAACGGCCGAAGACGCCAACCGCTATATCGCCAACTTGGCCATTGAGAAAAAAGTCAAAAAGATTGTCAAATCCAAGTCCATGGCTTCCGAAGAGATCCATCTGAACGACCACCTGAAAAAAGCCGGCCTGATCGTCAACGAGACCGACCTGGGTGAATGGATCATCCAGCTGGCCGGCCAGAAGCCGAGCCACATGGTCATGCCTGCCATCCATCTCTCCAAAGAGCAGGTGGCCGGTTACTTCAGCAAGGAATTGAAATCGGACATCCCCCCCGATATCCCGCTCATGGTGCAAAAGGCCCGCGCAGAGCTGCGGACCAAGTTCATCGAAGCTGACATGGGCATCTCGGGCGCCAACTTCGCCGTCGCCGAGACGGGCACCATCGCCACCGTCACTAACGAGGGCAACGCCCGCTTGACAACCACCCTGCCTCGCGTCCACGTCGCCCTCGTCGGCATCGAAAAGGTGATCAAGGACTTCAAGGAAGCGGCCAACATCATCAAGGCCCTGCCGAAGAGCGCCACCGGTCAGCTGATCACCAGCTATGTCACCATGGTCACCGGCGTCACCCCCACCGAGGTAGACGGCCAGGTTCAAGACAAGGAGCTGCACATCGTCCTCATGGACAACGGCCGCAGCGACATGCTGAAGGATCCCAAGTTCAAACAGGCCTGGCAGTGCATCCGCTGCGCCTCCTGCCTGAACGTCTGCCCGGCTTACCAGATGGTCGGCGGCCACGTCTACGGCCATATCTACGCCGGCGGCATCGGCGCCATCTTGACCTTCTTCTTCAACGATCCCACTGACGCCGAAAAGCCGCAAAACCTCTGTCTCGGCTGCGGCCGTTGCACCGAGGTCTGCCCCGGCAAGATTCCCATTCCCGATCTGATTCTGGAGATGCGCCGTCGTATGGCCGAGAAAAAAGGCATCGGCCTGATCCCCAAGGCCATCTTTAACGTCGTCGCTAACCGGAAGCTGATGCACAGCTTGCTCCGCGTCGCCTCTGTCGGTCAGTTGCCCCTGACCGGCGGCAAGCCCTTCATCCGCCACCTGCCCTTTTTCTTCTCCGAATTGACGAAGGAGCGAAGCCTGCCGGCTGTGGCGCCGAAGCCCTTTCGCGACATCGCCAAGGAGCGGGAGAAGAAGAACAGGGGCAAGAAAAAACGGGTCAACTTCTACGCCGGCTGCCTCATCGACTTCTGCTACCCCCACATCGGCACGGCTGTCTACGACGTGCTCGAACAGGCCGGCTGCGAAGTCTACTTCCCCTGGGAACAGGCTTGCTGCGGCGCCCCGGCCAAGTATATGGGCGACAGGGACTCCCAGATCCGCCTGGCCAAGCAGAACGTCGCCGCCATGGAAGAGGGCAACCCTGACTATATCGTCTCCGCCTGCCCGACCTGCACCGTCGCCCTACTGGAAGATGTCGTCGAGGTCCTCAAAGACGATCCCGCTTGGCATGACCGTGCCAAGAAGGTGGCCGCTAAGGTTCGCGACTTCTCCGCCCTTGCTGAGGAACTGGGTGTCAAAGCCCCCGGCAAGAAGAAGAGCCTCAAAGGCAAATTCACCTACCATGATTCCTGCCATTATCGCCGCCACCTGCACCTGTCCGACGTTCCCCGCAAGCTGCTCACCGAAGTAGCCGGCATGGAGCTTGTCGAGATGAAAGATTCCGATCAGTGCTGCGGCATGGCTGGTTCTTACTTGGTCAAGTTCCCCGAAATCTCCGCCCCGATCCTGCAGAAGAAGCTCGACAACATCGCCGCCACCGGAAGCGAGCTTGTCTGTGTGGACTGCCCCGGCTGCGTGATGCAGATCTCCGGTGGTTTAGATAAACGCCGCAGTTCCGTGAAGATCCGACATACCGCCGAGGTTCTGGCGGAAGCACTGCGCAAAGGGTAA